The genomic segment tacttctaaccgtagtaattaaattaataaaaaaaagagaaagttagtattagattagaagtctaatttaaccgtggtatatagccgactacgtaggggctaattaggggccctatttacgattatcgtagccagcctaacctacggttagaacctcctttttatacctactacgcagatattcatatagttcaattaatctcttcgtcaactacggttcgaaccaactaccctgtaatagggatactaacaatcGCCGAGTTGACACCTCGGAAGGCCGAGGGATCATAGCTACAGCCTACGCCACGTTCTGGTCAAAGTCCCACCCGGGAGGAAGCCCGCGTCACCCAGTCGCGTTTGATATGAAGCAATTTCTCTGCGTACCCGTGGAATGACATCGCTTCGGCCTCAAAAAGTCTTCTGATGCTAGTGGAGGTTGGGTAGATATCCCACTGAAGTTACTTTTTCTGCATTTCTGCAGCTCCCCTCAGCGGATCCTCCTAGTCACACGCTGTAGTCTTCCTATCTTGTAGAACGCTACTATCCGAAGGATGGTGGGCCGCTGGGTCCAGGTAGAGGCTAGTAGATCTAAAGCTATGCCTCATGCAGGTGTGGCTGTATTCCTTACCGAGTAATGCGATGAGAAAACATTTCATACCATGCCCCCGTACGATTGCTCGCGTGTTCATGGGACAACATGGAGCGGTGTCCAAATGCTTGGCTGGTCCACGAAGGGCATTGAAGGATATCCTCTAAGGAAACTGCTAGAAATTAAACCAGTGACACGTCCAAGGAAAGGATGCAGACTGAGTAAACAAATATTGTCCAACATAAGAGCGGGTTCGCCACATGGTTTAATGCTGTAGACTTCAACTGAAAGTCGTCGAAGGTTTGAGGCTAGTGAAAGAAGCAAGAAGGTTGATGACTATTCGGATATTTATTCGAATTACTAGGTAAATGAACCAAAAAATCCAGAGTATTGGCATAGGGACCGAAGTCttgagtgtgtgtgtgcccTCCACCAAAGTTTTCGTCCCCTCCATGGATGAGATCCGGCAGCACAAAGATCTCCAAACCAAATAAACCCCGAGCCCGCCATCGGGCCTAATTATTTCAGTGCGCTTGTAGTGGTTGACATATCCTTCTTGGGTTCGTTGACAGAGTGTTCAGTAGGCGTAGATGTTCCTGGCATTTCCTCAGCGGACTCGACCTTGCCAGCAGTCTTTGGCTTCATGAGGGGCCAGTGACCATTGACTTCGTGGAATCTCAGAAGCACAAGCCAGCAAATGACAAAGATCCAGTAGACATTATACGAGATGACAGATCCGTAGGTGGCAGAGTTGTTCCAGCCGAAAATGGCATTCAGGAGACCCCAGCCACCGCCACCGTTCAACTGAGGGCTGCAGCACTGCAAGAAGTCAGTCTCGCGATCACAGGTCCCATTTCAGCGCGTGTTTGGGTACTTACGTTAACGTGCCAAACGCTTCTGTCGATATCGTAGGATCCAGGACCTGCGCCAACCTCAGCCGCATCACCACCGACGGCTGTGTTCCATTCCTGTGCTTCGAAGAACCACACGGCGCGCGAAAACAGACCAGCAGCGACGATGTAGAGCAAGCAGGTAGAGGCGACGAGGAAGATTTGAATCTTGGAAGTAGATCCGCTCCTGAAGATTTCTCGTTAGAGCCTTCTGGCCGACCATTCTGGTGTGATAATAATTCTTACTTGTAGAGGAGGTAGCTCGCAAAAACACCAACGATCAAACCAACCACGACCGGGAGGGGTACGGCAGTAGCAGGTGCTGCGAAAGTGACGCCAAAGATAAAAACGATCATCTCAATTCCCTCTCGCAAAATAGTGATGAGGGGTAGGAAGAACATGACGTATTTCTCCTGGTTCCGCTTGAACCGAGAGCCAAACGTCGAGGTCGTTGTCTTTGCTTGGGGCTCCATGGCCTTGGCAAGTTTGGCGCGCCATTTGTCTTGCAGCTTGCCAACTCGAAGGAGAGCAACTCCCATGAGCGTGATAATGATGGATGCGAAAAGAGCAAACGAGCCTTCGTAGTAGTATTCGTGCGCTTGCCAGCTGTCTCGACCGACTCCGTAGAAGACACCGATGATAGCGGCCGCGACTATGATGCAGAGGGTGAGGCCGAGGGCGGTTCCCATCCAGACCTGCGTCGCGTGACGGGTTAGCATAACGCGACGAAGTTCGCAAAAGGATAAAAGCTAGGCCAAGACTTTACCTGTTTACGAAGAGCCTTGTAGACAGTGACATCGCGTCCGGGGCCTCCGAGGGTCTGCTTCAAGAAAGCGAGGAGAACAGAGACAATGATGCCAGTCTCCAAGGACTCGCGgaaaacgacgaggaagacggGGACCGAAAATACGTTGACGGCCATCTTGCTCGTGATGATGGGATCAGTGTGAACCTGTTGGATGAAGTCTAGTTCGGAGCGAAGGTTGGAGGTCTCTTAGCCGAGATCGATGAGGCGATGAAAGTCTTTATCAATCTGGCTTGCTGATCGAAGGGGAGTAGTCGTGCCTATCGGATCGAGTCTGGTGCTTCTCCAAGCCGAGCTCGGAATCGGAGGGGTCTAGGTATGTCGACACGGCAATCATCGGAGGGCAAAGAGTCCAGATGAACCCACCAATACATGGGAGGTCGATATTGTAAAACTCTGCGGATCTTGGAGGTGTGCTGATTCTCCTCCCATCACCTCAGGGGTGGTTGATGGATCGATTAGATTGGATTACCAGGTCCGAGCTGGGCAGGAAACAGATCGAGAAGAGCGGGTGTTTCTCGGCTAGTCCTATCAGGTATTTTCTCCTCCAAACACTTGCGATGATCATTGGCGCTCAACGTGAGTCGTGACACTCGTACTACGCTGTTAAAATTGCTTCCACATCCAACACAGCGGCGCTCAAACACAATCCTGGTAGCCATGTCGTTGAATGTATCTCGACCGTACCGCTACAAGATGGATCTAAAAGCAAGCTCGAACCGAAGATGTCTCCACAAACGCAGGCCGGTCGTGTGATGGTGGGGGGCGACGGGTGGAGGAGGCCCCGAAGGGTCTCCCGGTGCTAAGCATTTCTGCCCTACTAGTCTAACCCCGGTGCTTGCTGATCAGATGGATAAGATAATTGAGTGATTTTTGTGCCGGCATGGATTTGGCTTTACTTCCATGGAAAGTGGCGTCCCGGAAACGTTGCCTCTGAGAGACCCTGTTCGTCTAGAGTCGGCCAGCCTCCGGGAGGGAAGAAAAATCAGATGACTCCGATATGTCCCCCGATACCCCAACCCGTT from the Colletotrichum lupini chromosome 3, complete sequence genome contains:
- a CDS encoding plasma membrane iron permease — protein: MIIANFIQQVHTDPIITSKMAVNVFSVPVFLVVFRESLETGIIVSVLLAFLKQTLGGPGRDVTVYKALRKQVWMGTALGLTLCIIVAAAIIGVFYGVGRDSWQAHEYYYEGSFALFASIIITLMGVALLRVGKLQDKWRAKLAKAMEPQAKTTTSTFGSRFKRNQEKYVMFFLPLITILREGIEMIVFIFGVTFAAPATAVPLPVVVGLIVGVFASYLLYKSGSTSKIQIFLVASTCLLYIVAAGLFSRAVWFFEAQEWNTAVGGDAAEVGAGPGSYDIDRSVWHVNCCSPQLNGGGGWGLLNAIFGWNNSATYGSVISYNVYWIFVICWLVLLRFHEVNGHWPLMKPKTAGKVESAEEMPGTSTPTEHSVNEPKKDMSTTTSALK